Proteins encoded within one genomic window of Humulus lupulus chromosome 1, drHumLupu1.1, whole genome shotgun sequence:
- the LOC133812689 gene encoding uncharacterized protein LOC133812689 isoform X2, whose amino-acid sequence MSPCSHGYVDFGRFDKLNYFVAAAGQVDFVQGFYNGDLRQCEDSYDKMGRTAQVNVICGACPNGKCEGLPGCVCNISYESTCRVLVDLAIPCGKPGPRVFKGFTVGFHPRTWEIVNDGMTQLGFEESHHEFSFATEQAHVALYMTAIASLSTLVQKPIVEVFPDNGLEVRLSGSGTSGKPPTTLSPTVLAIDWRCEKARDSPYKVNITIPVEGYEPVQFILTKMCEFRQDQAGDVTRGWATFGVLSCIFIVLSTLFCCGGFMYKTRVQHQRGTDALPGMTILSACLETVGGGIGRGYTRTEDLNSAYASEASWERPPASASASAQEGTRRQSERKYGAI is encoded by the exons TTCGTTGCTGCTGCAGGACAAGTTGACTTTGTTCAA GGCTTTTACAATGGAGACCTGAGACAGTGCGAGGACAGTTATGATAAGATGGGACGAACAGCACAG GTAAATGTGATATGCGGGGCTTGTCCAAATGGAAAATGTGAAG GTTTACCTGGATGCGTCTGCAATATCTCTTACGAATCTACTTGCAG AGTTTTGGTTGATCTTGCCATTCCGTGTGGGAAACCAGGTCCGCGAGTATTTAAGGGCTTCACGGTTGGCTTCCATCCACGAACATGGGAAATT GTCAATGATGGCATGACTCAGTTGGGTTTTGAAGAGTCTCATCATGAGTTCAG CTTCGCAACTGAACAGGCTCATGTTGCCCTATACATGACTGCAATTGCTTCCCTGTCAACTTTGGTGCAGAAACCTATTGTTGAG GTTTTCCCTGACAATGGCCTTGAGGTCAGATTATCAGGCTCAGGAACTTCTGGAAAACCTCCCACAACTTTGTCACCCACAGTGTTGGCCATAGATTGGAGAT GTGAGAAGGCTCGTGATAGTCCATACAAAGTTAATATCACTATCCCAGTTGAGGGTTATGAACCTGTGCAGTTCATTCTTACTAAAATGTGTG AATTCAGGCAGGATCAAGCTGGAGATGTTACAAGAGGATGGGCTACATTTGGAGTTTTATCCTGCAT ATTCATAGTCTTATCAACTCTGTTCTGTTGTGGAGGGTTTATGTACAAAACTCGAGTTCAACACCAG CGTGGAACTGATGCATTGCCAGGCATGACAATTCTATCAGCCTGTTTAGAAACG GTGGGTGGAGGAATAGGGCGAGGTTACACGCGAACAGAAGACTTGAATAGTGCTTATGCTAGTGAAGCTTCTTGGGAACGCCCTCCTGCCTCTGCCTCTGCCTCTGCTCAAGAAGGAACAAGAAGACAAAGTGAAAGGAAATATGGTGCAATTTAA
- the LOC133812690 gene encoding probable diphthine methyl ester synthase: MLYIVGLGLGDERDITLRGLEAVKQCDKVYIEAYTSLLSFGISSDGLSTLEKLYGRPVILADREMVEEKADEILSASRVSDVAFLVVGDPFGATTHTDLVVRAKKLGIVVKVIHNASVMNAIGICGLQLYRYGETVSIPFFTETWRPDSFYEKIQSNRNLGLHTLCLLDIRVKEPSLESLCRGKKQYEPPRYMTIKTAIKQLLEVVQAKVESVYNEDTECVGFARIGSEDQIVVAGTMKQLQLIDFGAPLHCLVITGNTHPVEEEMLDFYRVGKENLEQVDDRTS, from the exons atgctgTACATAGTGGGATTGGGATTGGGTGACGAGAGAGACATAACTCTTAGAGGCTTAGAGGCAGTGAAGCAATGCGACAAGGTCTACATCGAAGCTTATACTTCTCTTCTCTCTTTCGGTATCTCTTCAGATGGCCTTTCTACCCTG GAAAAACTTTATGGAAGGCCAGTGATTCTTGCCGATAGAGAAATGGTTGAGGAAAAAGCCGATGAAATACTCTCAGCTTCTCGTGTTTCTGATGTGGCTTTCCTTGTAGTTGGCGACCCTTTTGG AGCAACAACTCACACTGATCTTGTTGTTCGGGCAAAGAAATTGGGTATTGTTGTCAAAGTAATACACAATGCTTCGGTGATGAATGCCATTGGAATTTGTGGGTTGCAGCTCTACCGTTATGGAGAGACAGTGTCAATACCATTCTTTACTGAAACCTGGAGACCAGACAGCTTCTATGAGAAAATTCAAAGCAACCGGAATCTTGGTCTACATACTCTCTGCTTATTAG ATATTCGTGTGAAGGAACCCTCTCTGGAATCTTTATGCAG AGGGAAGAAGCAGTATGAACCACCTAGGTACATGACAATAAAGACTGCCATTAAGCAGCTCCTGGAAGTTGTGCAAGCAAAAGTAGAATCTG TCTACAATGAAGACACGGAGTGTGTTGGTTTTGCTAGAATTGGATCTGAAGATCAGATCGTTGTGGCTGGTACAATGAAGCAACTTCAATTGATAGATTTTGGAGCTCCTCTTCACTGTCTTGTCATAACAGGCAATACCCATCCAGTGGAAGAAGAAATGCTGGATTTCTACAGAGTGGGAAAAGAGAATCTGGAGCAAGTAGATGACAGGACATCGTAA
- the LOC133812691 gene encoding peroxidase 72-like, with translation MAQQSLSFLLVLSLLAFTPLCLCNKYQGGYLYPQFYDHSCPRAQEIVKSVVAKAVAREARMAASLLRLHFHDCFVKGCDASLLLDSNGKIVTEKRSNPNKNSARGFEVLDEIKAALERECPNTVSCADILALAARDSTVISGGPNWEVPLGRRDARGASLSGSNNDIPAPNNTFQTILTKFKRQGLDLVDLVALSGSHTIGDSRCTSFRQRLYNQTGNGRPDYTLHPSYAAELRNRCPRSGSDQNLFFLDFVSPTKFDNTYYKNLLASKGLLSSDQVLVTSSEASKNLVIQYAENNELFFEHFAKSMVKMGNISPLTGSRGEIRKNCRRINSY, from the exons ATGGCTCAGCAATCTTTGAGCTTCCTCTTAGTTCTTTCTCTCCTTGCTTTTACCCCACTTTGCTTGTGTAACAAGTATCAAGGCGGTTATCTGTACCCGCAGTTTTACGACCACTCATGCCCCAGAGCTCAGGAGATTGTCAAGTCAGTTGTAGCCAAGGCTGTAGCTAGAGAGGCTCGCATGGCTGCTTCCTTGCTTAGGCTGCACTTTCATGATTGTTTTGTTAAG GGCTGTGATGCATCTTTGTTGCTCGACAGCAATGGGAAAATAGTGACCGAGAAAAGGTCCAACCCGAACAAGAATTCAGCTAGAGGATTCGAAGTACTTGATGAGATTAAGGCTGCACTTGAGAGGGAGTGTCCCAACACTGTATCTTGTGCTGATATTTTGGCTTTGGCTGCTAGAGATTCTACTGTTATC AGTGGTGGACCCAACTGGGAAGTCCCTCTTGGAAGAAGAGATGCCAGAGGAGCAAGCTTAAGTGGCTCAAACAACGATATCCCAGCTCCAAACAACACTTTCCAAACCATTCTCACCAAGTTCAAACGCCAAGGACTTGACTTGGTTGATCTTGTTGCTCTCTCTG GAAGCCACACCATCGGAGATTCTCGTTGCACCAGCTTCAGGCAGAGACTTTACAACCAAACAGGCAATGGCAGACCAGACTACACCCTTCACCCAAGCTATGCTGCAGAGCTGAGAAACCGGTGCCCGAGATCCGGCTCAGACCAGAACCTGTTCTTCTTGGACTTTGTTAGCCCAACCAAGTTTGACAACACCTACTACAAGAACTTGTTGGCCTCAAAGGGTCTTTTGAGCTCTGATCAAGTTCTTGTGACCAGTAGTGAAGCCTCCAAGAACTTGGTGATTCAGTATGCTGAGAACAATGAGCTCTTCTTTGAGCACTTTGCCAAGTCAATGGTTAAGATGGGAAATATTTCTCCATTGACTGGTTCAAGGGGAGAGATCAGAAAGAATTGCAGAAGGATCAACAGTTACTAA